In Rhipicephalus microplus isolate Deutch F79 chromosome 7, USDA_Rmic, whole genome shotgun sequence, one genomic interval encodes:
- the LOC119179514 gene encoding histone H5, whose protein sequence is MSDAEVKPAVAATPKAKGRKSAGGAKKAKKPVNHPKYTEMVKKSIEALKERGGSSRQAIHKYIMSHYDVGKDSKVVNTHLKLALKRAVQSGVLKRSKGTGASGSFRLAEKATAPKKAAGAKRGPKKAAGGAAKPKKVAKPKTAKSPVKKAAKPKVAKPKKTAAAKPKVAKKPKSPKKAKSPKKPKVAKKATPKKAAAKK, encoded by the coding sequence ATGTCTGACGCTGAGGTCAAGCCCGCCGTTGCTGCGACGCCCAAGGCCAAGGGCCGCAAATCTGCAGGAGGCGCCAAGAAGGCGAAGAAGCCCGTCAACCACCCTAAGTACACCGAGATGGTCAAGAAGTCTATCGAGGCCCTCAAGGAGCGCGGTGGATCTTCCCGCCAGGCCATCCACAAGTACATCATGAGCCACTACGACGTCGGCAAGGACAGCAAGGTAGTCAACACTCATCTCAAGCTTGCTCTTAAGCGTGCCGTCCAGTCAGGCGTGCTCAAGCGTTCCAAGGGCACTGGGGCGTCCGGCTCCTTCCGCCTGGCCGAGAAGGCGACCGCCCCCAAGAAAGCTGCAGGTGCAAAGCGAGGACCAAAGAAGGCTGCCGGAGGGGCTGCGAAACCCAAGAAGGTGGCAAAGCCCAAGACTGCCAAGTCCCCCGTTAAGAAGGCCGCCAAGCCGAAGGTTGCGAAGCCCAAGAAGACAGCCGCGGCCAAGCCCAAGGTTGCGAAGAAGCCCAAGTCCCCGAAGAAGGCGAAGTCTCCCAAGAAGCCAAAGGTTGCGAAGAAGGCAACGCCAAAGAAAGCTGCAGCGAAGAAGTAA
- the LOC119179560 gene encoding histone H5, translating into MSDAEAKPAVAATPKAKGRKSAGGPKKAKKPANHPKYTEMVKKSVEALKERGGSSRQAIHKYIMSHFDVGKDSKVVNTHLKLALKRAVQTGLLKHSKGTGAAGSFRLAEKATAPKKAAGAKRGPKKAAGGAAKPKKAAKPKTAKSPAKKAAKPKAAKPKKAAAAKPKVAKKPKSPKKAKSPKKPKVAKKATPKKAAAKK; encoded by the coding sequence ATGTCTGACGCCGAGGCCAAGCCCGCCGTTGCTGCGACGCCCAAGGCAAAGGGCCGCAAGTCTGCAGGAGGTCCCAAGAAAGCCAAAAAGCCCGCCAACCACCCCAAGTACACCGAGATGGTCAAGAAGTCTGTCGAGGCCCTCAAAGAACGCGGTGGATCTTCCCGCCAGGCCATCCACAAGTACATCATGAGCCACTTCGACGTCGGCAAGGACAGCAAGGTAGTGAACACTCATCTCAAGCTTGCTCTTAAGCGTGCCGTCCAGACTGGCCTGCTCAAGCATTCCAAGGGTACCGGCGCGGCCGGCTCCTTCCGCCTGGCCGAGAAGGCGACCGCCCCCAAGAAAGCTGCGGGTGCAAAGCGAGGACCCAAGAAAGCTGCTGGAGGAGCTGCGAAGCCCAAGAAGGCGGCGAAGCCAAAGACCGCCAAGTCTCCCGCCAAGAAGGCCGCCAAGCCCAAGGCTGCGAAGCCTAAGAAGGCAGCCGCGGCCAAGCCTAAGGTTGCGAAGAAGCCAAAGTCCCCGAAGAAGGCGAAGTCTCCCAAGAAGCCCAAGGTTGCGAAGAAGGCAACGCCAAAGAAGGCGGCGGCGAAGAAGTAA